The Blastocatellia bacterium genomic sequence CGGGAACGCCTGTGCCACATTCTCAGAGGAATCGTCCCTATGCAACAGCACGCCACGAAGGATGAAAATGGGGTACAGGCGGGAACGCCTGTGCCACTTTTTGGAGGAGGTTCAAAGAAGCGAATGGGGAGAGAACAACACAAGCCAACGATCAGGCCTGCGCAGCAGTGCTGTGCGAGTAGGTGGATGCAGACTGCTTTGCTCATTGTTTGGGTGGTAATGTGGGCTGTCACCTGTCATGGTCAATCGTCTGAAGCGCAGCCACGACGGTTGCATCTCAGTTTGAAGCAAGCGGTCGAGCTTGCTTTGGCGCCGGCCGGCCATGCGCGGGTTCAACTGGCCGAGCAACTGATTCGGCAGTCAGAGTCACGGCTGGCGCAGTCACGGGCAGCATTGCTGCCGATAGTGGATGCCTCGGTCAGCGAACAGAATCTGACGCGGAACCTGGAAGCCTTCGGCATCCGGTTTGAGCTTCCCGTGGCCGGATTCCGCCTGCCCACGCTGGCCGGACCGTTTTCGGTGTTCGATGCGCGCGCCACAGTTCATCAAAGCCTTTTCGATCTGAGTGCGCTGCGTCGGTTTCAAGCGGCGCAGAGGGCGCTGAGCAGCGCTCAGGCCGAAAGCGAGCATATCAATGACGAAATAGCGGGCGCCACGGCTGAGTCTTACTTGGCCGCGCTTCGTGCCAAAGCGAATCTGGAGCAGGCTGAGTCGAATGTGGCATTGGCCGAAGCGTTATTGAACTTGGCGGTTAACCAGAAGGCCGCCGGCACGGGCACCGGTATCGAGGTGACGCGGGCTGGCGTTCAATTAGCCAATGAACGACAACGCTTACTAGTGGCTCAACAGGAGCTGCGCCGCGCGTATCTTCAGTTGGCCAGCCTGATCGGTGTTGCGTTTGATGTCACATTAGAGCTGAGCGACACGCTCGATTTTGCGCCGTTGGACTCGCTCGGCGCTGAGGAGGCCATACGCCTTGCTCTTCAGACTCGCGCTGACGTCAAAGCGCAACAGTGGCGTGAGCAAAGCGCGCAGTTACATTATCAGGCGACGCGCGCTGAACGATTCCCCTCAGTGGTGGGCTTTGCCGATTATGGCTCAATTGGTTTAGGCCCAAACCGAGCGATCCCTACGCGCAGTTATGGCCTTTCGGTTCGCATTCCACTCTTTGATGGAGGGCGACGCGACGCGCGTCGCGCGGAGAGCTTGTCGCTGTGGCGCCAAGAGACGATCAAGAGGGATGATTTACGACGGCAGATCGAGCTGGAGGTTCGCGTGTCGCTTGACAGGTTACAATCGGCTGAGCAGCAGGTGAAGGTGGCAGAGCAAGGGCTTGTGTTGGCGGAAAACGAGCTTGCGCAAGCGCAACGTCGTTATGAAGCCGGCGTCACCACCAGTTTAGAATTGACCGATGCGCAGACGCGGTTGGTCAGAGCGAAGGAGAATCGTCTCACTGCCGTGTTCAATTATCATCTGGCCGTCCTCAACGTCGCCCGCGCTATCGGCGTGGTTCGCCAGATCATTCGCTGAAGGTGATGGACAGCAGTATGATGACCGCAAAGAAAGTGCTCATCCCGACGGTGTTGGTTGTTGTCGCTGTCGTTTCACTTAGCCTCTGGTGGTGGACGCGATCTGAACGGAAGGGCAGTGACAGCATTCGAGTCTCCGGCAATGTTGAATTGAGCGAAGTCAAGGTTTCGTTTAAGACAGCCGGACGATTAGTTGAGTTGCTGGTTGACGAAGGCGACGTGGTGAAGAAAGGCATGACGATTGCTCGGCTTGACCAGGAGCAGTTGGCGCATCAACGTGACCGGGAACGCGCCATCTTGACTGCTGCTCAGTCGCAATATGACCAATTGAAAACAGCTATCGAGTATCAGCGGCAAACGGTCATCGGACAAATTGCGCAATGGCAAGCTGAGTTGAAACAGGCCGAAGCCCATTTGCGCAAGCTGTTGGCTGGTTCACGCGCCCAGGAGATTGAACAGGCTCAGGCGCTTGTGCAGGAGGCGCGCACGCAGTTTGAATGGGCTGAGAAAGAATGGCGGCGCGCGCAGGTTTTGTATGCGAATGAAGACATCTCAACGGCGCAGTATGATCAGGCGCGCGCCCGATATGATGCGGCCACGGCGACACTGAAGCGAGCTGAGCAAAATGCGGCGCTGGTCAAAGAAGGTCCGCGAGCCGAGGATATTGAAGCGGCACGCGCGTTGGTCGAGCGAGCCAGGGCCGGACTGCGGCTGGCCGAGGCGGCCAAGCTGGAGCTGAAGCGACGCGAGCAAGAGTTGACGGCGCGACGCGCCGACGTGGATCGCGCGCGCGCCCAGGTAGCCCTTGTTGACGCACAACTGGATGACACCGTCGCCGTTTCCACAATTGATGGTGTTGTGCTGCAAAAAAGCGCCGAGGTTGGTGAAATGCTGGCTGCTGGGGCGACCGTGATCACCATTGGCGACTTGGATCGTCCGTGGATTCGCGGGTATATTGGTGAGCAGGATTTGGGGCGGGTCAAAATTGGCGCCAAGGTCAAGGTCACCACCGATTCATTTCCCAACAAGGTTTACTGGGGGCGCGTCTCATTCATTGCTTCGGAAGCCGAGTTCACGCCCAAACAAATCCAGACGCCTGAGGAGCGCGTCAAGCTCGTTTATCGAATTAAAATTGAGGTTGAGAATCCGCAGCACGAATTGAAGCTCAATATGCCTGTGGATGCGGAAATTTTATTGGGTGCGCAGTAGCGGGCCACGACATCGTCTCGAATCGTGATGAATGTTGATCCGCCCAATAGCTCGACGCGCCGGCCTCGGAGAGCAAGCTACAACACCGTCTCGAACCATGATGAATGACCAACAGCCTATTATCGAGGCACGCAATGTGACGCGCCGCTTTGGCTCGCTCATCGCCGTTGATCGGTTGAATCTGGAGGTGGCGCGTGGCGAGATTTTTGGTTTGGTCGGCCCTGATGGCGCAGGCAAGACCACGACGCTGCGATTGCTCTGTGGTTTGCTACGCCCATCCGAAGGGCAGGTGTGGATCGCCGGCTATGAGCTCCTCGGTCAGCCCGACGCGGTGAAGGAGCATATCGGGTACATGCCCCAGCGATTTGGTCTCTATGATGATCTGACCGTTGACGAGAACATGCGATTCTATGCCGATTTGTTCGGCCTGCCGTCGAACGAACGGGAAACATTCGCCAGACAATTGCTCAAGATGACACGCATGGAACCGTTCCGTCGTCGCCGCGCGGCGCACCTGTCCGGCGGGATGAAACAGAAGCTGGCGTTGATGTGCACGTTGCTGCATCGGCCAACCATTCTTCTGCTGGATGAACCGACCAGCGGCGTTGATCCGGTCTCGCGTCGTGATTTTTGGGTGATTCTCTACGAGTTGGTCAAGGAAGGCTTGACTGTATTGGTCACCACATCCTATCTGGACGAAGCCGAGCGGTGCAATCGAATTGGGTTGATCTATCAAGGGCGCTTGATCTATTGCGCCTCACCGGAACGGCTCAAGCAGGCTGTCTCCGAGCTGTGTTATGAAGTGAGCGGTCCTGATCAACGGGCTGCCAGAGAGGTGTTGCAATCCTGTGATGGCGTGCTGAGTGTGGAACCGGCAGGAGCGGTGTTGCATCTGTTTTTGTCGCCGGCGCGCACATCGGTCGCCATCCTTGAGCAACAGCTCAGCCGACACGGGCTAGGACCTTTCCAGTTCAAGCCACTGGTTCCCTCGCTGGAGGATGTGTTTATTGCGTTAGTGCGCAAGGCTGTCACGTCATGAACTGGGCGGTTGAGGTCACCGAGCTTG encodes the following:
- a CDS encoding efflux RND transporter periplasmic adaptor subunit, translating into MMTAKKVLIPTVLVVVAVVSLSLWWWTRSERKGSDSIRVSGNVELSEVKVSFKTAGRLVELLVDEGDVVKKGMTIARLDQEQLAHQRDRERAILTAAQSQYDQLKTAIEYQRQTVIGQIAQWQAELKQAEAHLRKLLAGSRAQEIEQAQALVQEARTQFEWAEKEWRRAQVLYANEDISTAQYDQARARYDAATATLKRAEQNAALVKEGPRAEDIEAARALVERARAGLRLAEAAKLELKRREQELTARRADVDRARAQVALVDAQLDDTVAVSTIDGVVLQKSAEVGEMLAAGATVITIGDLDRPWIRGYIGEQDLGRVKIGAKVKVTTDSFPNKVYWGRVSFIASEAEFTPKQIQTPEERVKLVYRIKIEVENPQHELKLNMPVDAEILLGAQ
- a CDS encoding ABC transporter ATP-binding protein, which translates into the protein MNDQQPIIEARNVTRRFGSLIAVDRLNLEVARGEIFGLVGPDGAGKTTTLRLLCGLLRPSEGQVWIAGYELLGQPDAVKEHIGYMPQRFGLYDDLTVDENMRFYADLFGLPSNERETFARQLLKMTRMEPFRRRRAAHLSGGMKQKLALMCTLLHRPTILLLDEPTSGVDPVSRRDFWVILYELVKEGLTVLVTTSYLDEAERCNRIGLIYQGRLIYCASPERLKQAVSELCYEVSGPDQRAAREVLQSCDGVLSVEPAGAVLHLFLSPARTSVAILEQQLSRHGLGPFQFKPLVPSLEDVFIALVRKAVTS
- a CDS encoding TolC family protein; translation: MQTALLIVWVVMWAVTCHGQSSEAQPRRLHLSLKQAVELALAPAGHARVQLAEQLIRQSESRLAQSRAALLPIVDASVSEQNLTRNLEAFGIRFELPVAGFRLPTLAGPFSVFDARATVHQSLFDLSALRRFQAAQRALSSAQAESEHINDEIAGATAESYLAALRAKANLEQAESNVALAEALLNLAVNQKAAGTGTGIEVTRAGVQLANERQRLLVAQQELRRAYLQLASLIGVAFDVTLELSDTLDFAPLDSLGAEEAIRLALQTRADVKAQQWREQSAQLHYQATRAERFPSVVGFADYGSIGLGPNRAIPTRSYGLSVRIPLFDGGRRDARRAESLSLWRQETIKRDDLRRQIELEVRVSLDRLQSAEQQVKVAEQGLVLAENELAQAQRRYEAGVTTSLELTDAQTRLVRAKENRLTAVFNYHLAVLNVARAIGVVRQIIR